The Sorghum bicolor cultivar BTx623 chromosome 6, Sorghum_bicolor_NCBIv3, whole genome shotgun sequence genome contains the following window.
GGTACTTTTTGAACTGCATATACTGTGTCCATTTGCTCTATGTTTGAGGACGGAATAAATGTTGTTATCCGTTCTATTCTTACTAGCTGCTTCTAACTGCGCGGACTGAGCAAAGATATAATCTTCTCCATATTCCTCTGTTAGTTACATAGTTTAGCATACCAATTTGATTCATTGGgtatattaatttaattccataaagaTGTCTGGGTAGAGTTCCATTTCTAGGCATCGCAAAATTCCCAGTCTGTAATCAGGCCCTCTCAGTGTATCACATGGTCTGGATATGCACATGATGTGCTGTAAGGATTATTTCATTTTCAATCCCTTCTCTCTGAAGTCGTTATGTGCACTTAAAATGTAAGCTTAGCTTTACAACAGCACACATTCCTTCCTTTGGTTTCAGAAAATGGAGATTCTTCCGGTTGATGATTTGGACATTGCATTGCATGATTTTGTGAACAAGGATGACAAGATGGCATTTTATTCATGTTTGCAGCGAAACCTTGAAGAAACCAGGGTATGATTCCCCACCATTTTCTATTGTTAGCTTTAGCTCTGCAGTTGGGCATATGATGCCAGAGAATAATCATAACATCTAAACCCCAAagcttgataaatattttttgcaGAATAAGTTGAGTTCTGAAGCAGATAAATCCAAAATTGAGGAAGAAGACATAATAGTCAAAGTTAACGAGTGCATGCAGGTATTAAAGCCCTCTACTTTTCTACTATAATCATACAGTAATGTCCTGGCTCAAATAGGTTAACGATTCCACATCTTCTACCCTCTAGGAACGTGTTAAGGAAAGGTCCCTACGCTCCAAGGATGGCACACGCTTCACATCAAGCTCTCAGAACTTGGTGCTTTATTATCTTTGAGCCTtaatactctctctctctctctctctctctctctctctctctctctctctgcattTTGTATTTTTCCACCGGGCTGGATACTGGACAGCTAATAACTCTTATGACATTTAACTAGGACATTGGAGGTAAATCTTTTGCAGCTCAAAGCAGCCTGAACTCATTCAGTGATGACGAAGACACCAGGGATGCACTTCTTGGTGCAAAATCAACTGATGTTGGACGAAAATCATCTGGATTTACTAGACCCTCCAAAGATAATGCTGATGTTGCTAAACGTGGTGCTTCCAAAAGAGGCAGGGGAAGAGGCACCAGCTCAATGAAGCAGACCACTCTTACTTTCAGCCAGTCGAGGTTGTTAATTCAAACCTTTATCATTTTTCCATCTTTGAAGTTTGAACACTTTGAATTTCAATAGAGTTCTTTGTTGCCATGGAGAAAAGTATGCAGCCATGTCCAATTGGAATAGCCACATCAAGCCTAATTTTGCACTCAAATGCACTTTATGGAAGTTGCTGAATTTTTGCTGCCCTGCTTTCTGGCTTCAGTGAAGCTAAAATGCTCTTCTTTTGGGAAAACTAACTTCAATGCTAATTTACTAGTCAACATTTGCAGGTCAACTACGGTTATCCGTAGTGAGGATGTCTCCTCAGAGGAAGAAGCAGATGCAAATGAAGTTGTTGAAAATTCAGTATGTCTATTTCCACAATTTTTATTGGTGCAGGTCTATGAAAATAAACTGGACTACCTTGTATGCCTGCCCAATCATCTCATGATCTTTTTTTATTCTCAAATGCTCACAGGAAGAAGAGAGTGCGCAACAAGTTGGGCGTAAAAGAGCAGCTCCTAGAGGTAGAGGAAGAGGTAGAGGTTCCACTGCAAAGAGGGGGCGGAAAACAGATATTGCTTCTATCCAAAGTATGATGAGcaaagatgatgatgattcaGAAGATGAGCCGCCAAAGAAAGCTCCTCCTCGGGTCAGAGAATATCGCCTCAGTGTTCTTAGTTCACATATTGTAGCCATTGTGCTGCGCTACATCTGAAAGCAAACATATTGTGTCAAATGAGTTTGTTTATTAAGATTTGTTTTTGGTCTTTCGCAGGTCACAAGGAACTATGGCGCTGTCAGGAGGAGATGACCCTTAAGAAAGTTCTTGCTCATGAGGGTTTAGGGTAGGTATGTGTCTTAGAAGAGCCGGTGTTTTCATCAACCAGGACGTTTGACACAGTTTGTTTTGCCGTGAACTGACTGTATCTTGTCCACGCCCGAGTGTAACGAATTTATACATCTTGTAGCTGCTAAATTCCAGCGGTTGCATTGTACATATTATGCATGTCAAATGAATTCTGATAAATCATGGTGTTCGTCAAAGATGAATTGCACAAACCAGGTGTCGACAACAGTTACGCCTAAGTATAATGGATTTATACATACTTGTAGCTGCCAAATTCCAGCGGTTGCATTGTACAGATTCTGCATTTCAAATGAATTTTGAGAAAGCATGGTGTTCGTCAAAGCTGAATTGCACAACCCAGGTTTGCGTATCTTATCATGAAGCCCCGGAATATTACGAGAGAACTATTCATGAATCAACCTTCCTCTGTTAGAATTCAGAGCAAAATGATATCCGCCAAAATGAAAACTTTTGAACAAGATAATCCACAAACGTGCTGCTAAAGGCGTTGCTTTGTACTGTACATAATAGAGGCACAACGGTTCCCTAGAACCAGAACCCTGTGATTTATATGTATCTCGTGTTATCTATAGAAAACAAACTAGCTGCCAGCAAAGCTAGTTCTACCAAGGGCTCCGCCATTGATTCATGTTGTTTGGTGCAGAACCGTGAGGATGGCTCGGAGGTGGCGCCAAAGCAGCATTTGGCGTTCGGTGCACATCTGCCATCAGTTGAAGAAAACGTGCGTTAGCAGAATATTACTTCCATATTCAACAGGATAGTACTGAAAGCACGATCAGATAAGGGTGCATTAATGATTGTTAAATTCAGGCAAAACCAAGTGACATGCAACCTGAATAGTGAATAACAAGTAAGCTAAAACAGATTAGCCTACGAAGATGACAACTAATGTGCTAAAGGAATGGTAACTATTGGtttttatggaaaatgcacatgGCTTTCAATAATGATTGGTAAAATGTACAAAGTGGACTAAATAGACTGCAAGACGATCACTTACCATGAGACTGTTGTCCATAGTACGGCGGCCTGTAACTGTCATAACTCCATGAGTAAGAACTATCTTGATTTGGCACCCACTGAGCAGCTGGTTGTGGGCCATGTGCTGGAAGAGTTGATGGTGATGACACCTGATGTGGCCTCCCAATCAGATTTGCAGCTGCATAGCCAGGTGCTCTATAGGCTTCTGCTGGCCCAGGTGCCTGGTAGAGATTCCTGCTACTCATGGGAGCCTGACTACTTTGGTGCATCTCGGTATTGTAAGGATTAGGGTTGTATGGGCTTGGGTTCCTATGGGAACCATATGTACTCTGTCCATATCCAGGAAGTGATGTACTTTCGTAGCTTGCACGGACTTCGTATTGGTTTGGGTTACTCAGGTAGCTTGAGGGCATCTGATATTGGTTTGGAGCACTTGGATAGCCTGAACGGATTTCATGTTGGTTTCCTGTTGGACTCTGGAAACTTCGACCATTGCGTGATGCCTGTCCATGTGTTGTGTTGCCTGCAGTATACACACCTGTGCTGAAAGTAGCAGCACTGCTAGGTAGGGTATCAACTCCATATGAATTGGCCACTGGTGGGTAAAAGCCTGGCATTGATGACCTTGCACTAGGATCAAGTGAAGCAGCAGTCCCAGAATATGTTGAACTAGCCTGTAAGCATCCGGACATCAGAACATTGCTGTATAGCTTTGCATATTGAAACTAATCTGATCCATGATGACACAAAACATAGAAGGTACTATTTCAAAAATAACAATAAAGGCACATTACATGATTTTGGTTGCTGGAATTTCCATAGCTTGGGGTCACAATTCTTGGCAACACACGCTGCATTTCATCTAGGGTTCTCTGAGCCTCATCCCTAGAAAGCTCTGTGAAGATTACCTGAAAATTGTTTTTAAAGCTCAGTGAGCTAAGTAATCATTCGGGGGTAGTCAGAAGATGCTGTACAATTATATCAAAATTTGTGTATACCTTGTCAAAAGGCTCCTTCGAATTAGGCATGTCCTTTGACAGTGGTAGGACAAAATTGGCTGAAAAAGGTAATTTAAGGTAACTGGTAAGTAATGGATGTAGAAATACTGAAAAAAGTTGGACAGCAAACATGTTACTTGAgagtaataataaaataataatgtgCGTATGTCCAGGTACCTATCATTTCATTAACTGCTTCAGCTGGTACTTCCTTTCCCATCTCATCAAATCGCTTTGCTGCCCTGGATTTCAGTTCACTTGGAGTTGGGAACACGACCACAGCAGTCTGTTGAATCAGGGAGTATGTGACATTAGACACCTTATGAACCAATCCAGTGCTACCATACAGAAAACCTAgcatttctttttctcttttgcaGCTTACCTTGCGGTAGTTAGCAAATGACCTCAGCTTGCGGATACGAGCATTCTTGTAAACATTTGTTTGATCAATAATGAAGTTGCGAGGGGTGTTTGCAGCCCTAGTCAGCAATTTGTTGAAAATCCATGTAGCACAATCCATCAGTCGATCAAAGCGCTCACCATAGTTATTCTTACGCAACAATCCTGGCACCTGCAATGATCAAGGCTGTCATATATTGAAAAGGCAGCACGTTTAAAAGAACACCATACTATTGCCACCAGAAGGAAAACCAACCTTCATTTGCTCCAATGCAAGGTTAGTTCCCAGAAGGATAAAACGTTTCTCCTGATGCTCCTTGACCCACTTCTCTGCCCATGTTGACTTGCCTGAGGCCGGAAGACCAACCATCATCATGACCTCACATTTATTTTGCTCAAACGAGGGGCCAAATACTGAATTCCCATGAGTAACAGCCGAGGCCCAGGGTTCATAACCATCAACCGGCAGCAGCCCATCCTCTCTGCTGAACTGCATCTCTACGACAACATTCTTCAGCAGGACATGGGGAAAGAGTGCGGATCCCCACTGCATCGGCCTCAGAGGAGCATCAACCAGACCAAGCCCTTTCTCACTCGCATCAAAATGCCTCACGATACCAAGCCATTCACCGTTCCTCGCGAACCCGATCGACGCCATGGGCTTGGAATCGAGGTCCACGGCGCAGACGACCGTGTCCCCGACCCCGAACTTGACGCCGTAGTTGACGAACCTGcgctggtgggagaacttccccGTGCCCCCAAACCCGAAGCTGTGCTGGGACTCCCCGAGCACCCCTACGGGATCATCCCCTCTCGAGACCCCAATGCGGCAGAGGTGGCGCTCCTCGGGGGTCGTGAGGTCCATCTCCACCGGCTGCTCGGCGACGATTCTGCACCCGAAGCAGTACCGCCCGCCGCCCCTGGCGCCAACCGTCGCGCGCGCGCCGGACCAGCAGTAGGCGAACCCGCCCTCGTGCAGCGCGCTCCCCCGGAGACCGCCACCGTCGACATCGAAGTCTGGACGGACGCCGCGGCGAGAACACGATTAGAGACGCGCGTAACGGAAACGGAAGCGCAGAGAAGACGTGGGGGGTTGTCGAGTGCGTGAGTGCGTACCGAGATCGCAGTCTGCCGGGTTGAGCACCACGCGCGGCGATGGCTCCGCGGCGTCCGCCTCCGCTTCGGCATCGCGCCGGGGCCGCTTCGGCGGTGGATGCGCGGAATCGTCATCGCGCGACCGCGACGCCATTGGGTTTGCGAGGGGACAGACGGAGGAATTGCTGCGCGGTGGTTCATCTCCTGCTTTATTGCCTCGTCGACTCGTCGGCACGGAGGGGAACGACAGCGAGGCGTTGGGCCGTGAAACAGGCCCACGTGTAGAATTCGGCTTTTACTTGGCCCGGCCTTGTCTGCTTGAGTCGGTGCGTCTTGATATGGGAATTTTTCTTATGGATCTGGGCCTCTTTGGTGATTTCACATGagtaaatttaaaaaaaaagagatttcACATGAGTATGAGTATGATTTGCTAAAAAAAACATGAGTATGAGTATGATGTAGATTGTGCCAATATAAATCACGTGAAATCATGAGTATGGGTATGCACAAGTATGAGTATGATGGATTTTCTTAGAAGATGGAATTAGATTACCAACCTAGATCACAGAGAAAACCAACGTTGTTGGGATCAACAGGTCGTACATTTTTTAACAACTAGGAGGATTTTTCGCGCGTTGCCTCAGGTATAAAGgaggaatataaatatataacttTTTTATTAATATAATCATTGAAATTATATTCATAGTGGATGACGTGTCTCGCTGATGTCAATATCATAATTCTTGTGCTAGTGAACTTTAATGCAAATGGTAATAGATTGCTGATGGGGACACTTTGCATGTCAAAAGAAATTGACAGTGGCAAATAATAGTGGACTGCTGAGGTGAACGCTTTGCATTTTAAGAGAAATAGATAGTGGGGTTGATAGTGGATTGCTGAGGTGGACACCTCGCATATCAAAAGCAGGGGCGAATCTATGTGCATCTATTGTGGTCAGCTGACCCGGTATTCACTTAAAGCTCTTTAATTCATTTGCAAATTATTTTTTCAAATAGAGAACCAGCATGTGTTTGACCCCATTGTTTAGTTTTTGACCCCAGTCTGATGAAGAGAAGTAGATAGTGGGATTTTGTTTTATAAGAGTTTATAGATATAATCACCGCTTTGACTAAAtactaaatacaaatgaaaccaAAACAAAATCCTCATGGAGACTAGCCCGAGGCATACTAACACATGTACGACCATGGCTCATCGACCGTTTAAGGTGCCACCCATACTAAGTGGCACCTTAAACGGTTTGTGAGCCATGGTCGTATATCCAAATGGTGTTAGAATTCATTCTTTTGTCTTATaagctatattttttttctgccaatcagcagtgtttttctcttataataaatcagtgaaCAATATTTTTAGTTATGATTTTTCAGACCAACGAACAGATAGTAATAATATGCCTAGTTATGATTTTTTAGACCAGCGAACAAATAGTAATACTAGATGCTTAAGTTAGTGCGGTGCTGTTTTTATGATACTACTACTATTTTGCTGTTTTATGATACTATTACTATTTTCAAAAACCACGTTATTCAAATAGGTCCTCGTGCGGTGTTTGATGGCTCCTCCTGAGATGCTCTTTAGAGGAGCCCGAGTTATTTTGGaggctttgtttttttttaaattattgagGAGCTTTGCCAAACAGGTTATAAAACTCTCAGTCAAAAGCAAAGGTGTATATAAGAAGTTGGTAAAATTCGCGTGAATAGCATTTTGCAATGAAATGATTCAAATGAAACTAGGGGAAGACATTGTCAATGGGGCCATTCTTACAACACTATATCTTTGTCCGAGCGGTGAAGAGAAACTGTGAGAAAGCATCGACGAAGCGGTAACTTTGTCCGATAGGATCTGAAAACGGTGTCTGAGGCAGGCAGATCAACAAGTCGCAGCGCAGTCAAGCAAGGCACGTCGGTCCAAGAGCACGAGCACACGACGTTGCCGGCGCGGGAGTCCGAGATCTGAAGGCGCGGGAGGAAGGGAACGGGCGAGAGGATCTCCAGCAGCCCGCGAGCGGGCGCGGCGGTTAACGCGTCCCAGAtcccggcgcggcgcggcgcctcCCGCCCGGGCCCTGCCGGCGAGAGCAGCGAGGCGCGCGGGCGGCCCGATGAGGCGGCGGCCGTTCCTGGACCAGCGGCGGCCGTCGTTCAAGCGCCGGTGGCAGCAGCGGCCGTGGTGGGTGCGCCTCGCGCTCTCCCTCCTCCTCGCACTCGCGtgcgtcctcctcctcgccgtccTCCTCGGCTCCCCCGACCCCGGCGCCTCGCCGTCCACCTCCGCCGCGTCCTCCGGATCCGAGACCACCTCCGCACCTCTCCTCCGTCAGGTAACCACGTCGCATTTTTCGCATTTCGAGGGATCGTTTCGTTATCGCGCCGTTTGACTACCAGCATGCCAATTTTAGTCAGTAGCCATTGCACCTGCTGAATCTGCTTAAGCTGTGTATAGTGCTAGCTTTTGTGGGAAGATGATAATGAGTGCTAGCGAGTAGTATTTGAATGTTTCTTCAAACCTCTCCTCTTGCTTGCAGAGATCTTACCTGGAGGGCATCACGGATGCGCTCAACATGACTGACGAAATGCTGAGCGCCCGCTCGTTCTCGAGGCAGCTCATGGACCAGATTTATCTAGCCAAAACTTATGTCATCGTTGCCAAGGAGGCAAACAACCTGCAGTTCGTGGCGGAGCTTAGTGCCCAGGTACGGCGGGCGCAGAGCATCCTTGCGCACGCTGCAGCCCATGGGGGCACGGTGATGGAGCAGGAAGCAGAGAAGGCGATCAGGGATATGTCGGTGCTGCTCTTCCAGGCGCAGCAGCTTCGGTATGACAGTGGTATCACAATCATGAAGTTGAAAGGCCAGATTCAGTCCCTAGAGGAGAAGTCGAAAGCTGAGGCAGACAAGAGCACAAAATATGGCCAGATTGCAGCTGAGGAGCTCCCAAAGGGACTTTATTGCCTTGGTGTCCGATTAACCATGGAATGGTTCAAAAGTCCTGAGCTTCAGAGAAAGTTTTCAGACAGGAGCCCATCAGTGCAGAGCAATCTAAGGGATAACAGCCTCTATCATTTCTGTGTCTTCTCAGACAACATCCTTGCTGTTTCAGTTGTTGTCAATTCTACGGCTATAAACTCGAGGCACCCTGACAAGGTTGTTTTTCACCTAGTGACTGATGACTTGAACTATGCTCCGATGAAGGCGTGGTTTGCCATGAATGACTACAGAGGAGTCACTGTGGACATACAAAAGGTGGAGGACTTCACCTGGCTCAATGCATCATATGTTCCCGTTCTTAAACAGCTACAGAACGCTGCTACCCAGAAGTTCTACTTCTCTGGCAGTGGTAATCGTGGAACACCAATTAAATTCAGGAACCCAAAGTACTTATCAATGCTTAACCACTTGAGGTTCTACATTCCG
Protein-coding sequences here:
- the LOC8068443 gene encoding heterogeneous nuclear ribonucleoprotein U-like protein 1, yielding MASRSRDDDSAHPPPKRPRRDAEAEADAAEPSPRVVLNPADCDLDFDVDGGGLRGSALHEGGFAYCWSGARATVGARGGGRYCFGCRIVAEQPVEMDLTTPEERHLCRIGVSRGDDPVGVLGESQHSFGFGGTGKFSHQRRFVNYGVKFGVGDTVVCAVDLDSKPMASIGFARNGEWLGIVRHFDASEKGLGLVDAPLRPMQWGSALFPHVLLKNVVVEMQFSREDGLLPVDGYEPWASAVTHGNSVFGPSFEQNKCEVMMMVGLPASGKSTWAEKWVKEHQEKRFILLGTNLALEQMKVPGLLRKNNYGERFDRLMDCATWIFNKLLTRAANTPRNFIIDQTNVYKNARIRKLRSFANYRKTAVVVFPTPSELKSRAAKRFDEMGKEVPAEAVNEMIANFVLPLSKDMPNSKEPFDKVIFTELSRDEAQRTLDEMQRVLPRIVTPSYGNSSNQNHASSTYSGTAASLDPSARSSMPGFYPPVANSYGVDTLPSSAATFSTGVYTAGNTTHGQASRNGRSFQSPTGNQHEIRSGYPSAPNQYQMPSSYLSNPNQYEVRASYESTSLPGYGQSTYGSHRNPSPYNPNPYNTEMHQSSQAPMSSRNLYQAPGPAEAYRAPGYAAANLIGRPHQVSSPSTLPAHGPQPAAQWVPNQDSSYSWSYDSYRPPYYGQQSHDVHRTPNAALAPPPSHPHGSAPNNMNQWRSPW
- the LOC8079543 gene encoding probable galacturonosyltransferase 10, whose translation is MRRRPFLDQRRPSFKRRWQQRPWWVRLALSLLLALACVLLLAVLLGSPDPGASPSTSAASSGSETTSAPLLRQRSYLEGITDALNMTDEMLSARSFSRQLMDQIYLAKTYVIVAKEANNLQFVAELSAQVRRAQSILAHAAAHGGTVMEQEAEKAIRDMSVLLFQAQQLRYDSGITIMKLKGQIQSLEEKSKAEADKSTKYGQIAAEELPKGLYCLGVRLTMEWFKSPELQRKFSDRSPSVQSNLRDNSLYHFCVFSDNILAVSVVVNSTAINSRHPDKVVFHLVTDDLNYAPMKAWFAMNDYRGVTVDIQKVEDFTWLNASYVPVLKQLQNAATQKFYFSGSGNRGTPIKFRNPKYLSMLNHLRFYIPEIYPELQKVVFLDDDIVVQKDLSELFTINLNGNVMGAVETCMETFHRFHKYLNHSHPLIRAHFDPDACGWAFGMNVLDLVEWRNKNVTGIYHYWQERNSDHTLWKLGSLPPGLLAFYGLVEALDPKWHVLGLGYTTVDPATIKEGAVLHYNGNMKPWLKIGMEKYKSFWDSYVDYSHPLIQQCFMR